The Leptospira meyeri genome contains a region encoding:
- a CDS encoding ATP-binding protein, translating into MKKLRYLHPHLQDILNRKMLFIGGPRQVGKTTLALQFLKPPSIKNPGYLNWDRNSDKVLILKDQLPLSQSKTIVLDEIHKYSKWRNLIKGLYDKHFEENRFIVTGSARLDTFRKGGDSLLGRYRYFRLHPFSVTEMSKNPNQSDLDLLMKFGGFPKPLFLQNENEHRIWQNDRMVKVASEDIRDLENIKDISSLLLLSEILPTRVGSPLSLKSLAEDLSVSQPTVERWVEALSSLYYCFTIAPYGTPKIRAVKKLKKLYMWDWSQVEENGFRFENLVASHLLKYCHFITDTQGFPMEVRYLRDTDGREIDFVVLKNKVPIFAVECKTGDKILSRHIEYFRARTKIPEFYQVHLGKNDFGSSASGRVIPFIKFCKELGLV; encoded by the coding sequence ATGAAAAAACTCAGGTACCTGCACCCCCATTTACAGGACATATTAAATCGAAAAATGTTGTTTATTGGAGGTCCTAGGCAAGTTGGGAAAACAACGCTTGCGCTACAATTCTTGAAACCACCTTCCATTAAAAATCCCGGTTATTTGAATTGGGATCGAAACAGCGATAAGGTTTTGATTTTGAAAGACCAACTTCCTTTAAGTCAGAGCAAAACAATTGTTTTAGACGAAATCCACAAATATAGCAAATGGCGAAATCTGATAAAAGGCTTATATGATAAGCATTTTGAGGAAAATCGATTTATAGTAACAGGCTCAGCAAGACTTGATACATTTCGAAAAGGCGGTGACTCGCTTCTCGGAAGATATCGTTATTTTCGATTACATCCATTTTCTGTCACGGAGATGAGTAAAAATCCAAATCAATCCGACTTAGATTTGCTTATGAAGTTTGGAGGATTTCCAAAGCCCTTATTTTTGCAAAATGAAAACGAACATCGGATTTGGCAGAATGACCGTATGGTTAAGGTCGCTTCTGAAGATATTCGCGATTTAGAAAATATAAAAGATATCTCTTCACTTTTGTTACTCTCTGAAATTTTACCAACAAGAGTTGGATCTCCACTTTCCTTGAAAAGCTTAGCGGAGGATTTGTCTGTTTCTCAACCTACGGTAGAAAGATGGGTGGAGGCTCTTTCTTCACTTTATTATTGTTTTACGATAGCTCCGTATGGAACTCCGAAAATTAGGGCAGTGAAAAAGTTGAAAAAGTTATATATGTGGGATTGGTCCCAAGTGGAAGAAAACGGGTTTCGCTTTGAAAATCTCGTCGCAAGCCATTTACTCAAGTATTGCCATTTCATTACGGACACTCAAGGCTTCCCTATGGAGGTCAGATATTTACGAGATACAGATGGAAGGGAAATTGATTTTGTCGTTCTAAAAAACAAGGTTCCAATCTTTGCAGTAGAATGCAAAACAGGTGATAAAATTTTAAGTCGGCATATTGAATATTTCAGAGCAAGAACTAAAATTCCAGAGTTTTATCAAGTGCACCTTGGGAAGAATGATTTTGGTTCAAGTGCAAGTGGAAGAGTCATTCCCTTTATTAAATTTTGTAAGGAACTTGGGCTAGTCTAA
- a CDS encoding type II toxin-antitoxin system HipA family toxin, producing the protein MTSKEAYVWIWLDGKVEPIVCGRIEEENGYYYFNYGRSYLEKAKDNANLYSIYEAELPLIEGRLPLLNNLKMPNAIRDASPDAWGRRVILNKVSGSKAKDKDTGDLSELLYLLESGSDRIGALDFQESPTQYVPRKSTNISLEELLDSSEKVEKGIPLNQELDFALLHGTSIGGARPKALVEEKETKYVAKFASTADYYHVVKAEYISMRLAKLVGIDVADVKLTKAAKKDVLLIKRFDRIRKKDGWTRKRIVSALTLLGLDEMLARYASYETLCEIIRHRFVSPKETLEELYKRLVFNILSGNTDDHARNHAAFWNGNSLSLTPAYDICPQARSGNEATQAMLITGEDRRSQIQVCLQARNQFLLSKQKATEIVKHQIQTIEKKWKSVCEEAELSQVDRNLLWKRQFLNPFSLEGVKR; encoded by the coding sequence ATGACTTCTAAAGAAGCTTATGTTTGGATTTGGTTGGATGGGAAAGTGGAGCCCATTGTTTGTGGAAGGATCGAAGAAGAAAATGGTTATTACTATTTCAATTATGGTAGAAGTTATTTAGAGAAAGCAAAAGACAATGCAAATCTTTATTCAATCTATGAAGCAGAATTACCACTCATAGAAGGTAGACTTCCCTTATTAAACAATCTTAAGATGCCAAATGCCATTCGAGATGCATCTCCAGATGCATGGGGAAGGCGAGTGATCCTAAACAAAGTTTCTGGTTCAAAGGCGAAAGACAAAGACACGGGTGACCTAAGTGAGTTGTTATATCTTTTAGAATCAGGATCCGATCGAATAGGGGCACTTGACTTTCAAGAATCACCGACACAATACGTGCCAAGAAAATCTACAAATATTTCCTTAGAAGAACTGTTAGATTCATCAGAAAAAGTAGAAAAGGGAATCCCTTTGAATCAGGAGTTAGACTTTGCACTCCTCCATGGAACATCCATCGGTGGTGCGAGACCCAAAGCATTGGTAGAAGAAAAAGAAACTAAGTATGTGGCTAAGTTTGCATCCACCGCTGACTACTATCATGTTGTGAAAGCTGAATACATTTCTATGCGCTTGGCTAAGCTAGTTGGAATCGATGTCGCCGATGTCAAACTTACAAAAGCGGCCAAAAAGGATGTTCTTCTCATCAAACGATTTGATCGCATCCGAAAGAAAGATGGATGGACGAGGAAACGAATTGTATCGGCTCTCACGCTTTTGGGACTCGATGAGATGTTAGCGCGTTATGCCAGTTATGAAACACTATGTGAAATTATCCGGCACCGATTTGTTTCTCCCAAGGAAACATTGGAAGAACTTTACAAAAGATTGGTCTTCAATATTCTTTCCGGGAATACAGATGACCATGCAAGAAACCATGCTGCCTTTTGGAATGGCAATTCACTCAGTTTGACACCAGCCTACGATATTTGCCCTCAGGCAAGATCGGGTAACGAAGCAACGCAGGCCATGCTCATCACTGGCGAAGATAGAAGGAGCCAAATCCAAGTCTGTTTACAAGCGAGAAATCAGTTCCTTCTTTCGAAACAAAAAGCGACTGAGATAGTAAAACACCAAATTCAAACGATTGAAAAAAAATGGAAATCGGTTTGTGAAGAAGCAGAGTTAAGCCAAGTCGATCGAAACCTACTTTGGAAACGGCAATTTCTAAATCCGTTTTCATTGGAGGGAGTGAAGAGGTAG
- a CDS encoding WYL domain-containing protein — MAKNLTKEEQLQKGLEVLLLGREWYLKEKSKNQHNELVNVGDLYTRLDEIHQIDASPEAWKNGDLEIKEEDPEKKTSEQEVFRKRFSNYLNEVEKQFQVSIFFQSKTCNLEETDLSKIFAMSAMILKSYAHSTSDDALQIVLKNWNDKIALPTFLIAVRYAIKFNFVLEFQYKKLMSFRSESRRVYPREIALIDGNLGLIAYDTRDKLTKSFLLSRIQKPKLNFYTDLISSFHKDDKLPNFDLIDYLTNNPYAKFQKKEVTYTIRMAKNNLDHFLHFTNLPSQVKEEDPKTNSVTVEIKTHNEYQIFDLLFNYHTYAKLIGPIEAVTAFQNKLKSLTAFYSETSDTKESKTSKKDSPTKGKPKRK; from the coding sequence ATGGCTAAAAATCTTACGAAAGAAGAACAATTGCAAAAAGGACTCGAAGTCCTACTCTTAGGAAGAGAATGGTATCTAAAGGAAAAATCAAAAAACCAACACAATGAACTCGTGAATGTTGGTGACCTTTACACTCGCTTAGATGAAATTCACCAAATCGATGCATCTCCTGAAGCATGGAAAAACGGAGACCTGGAAATCAAAGAAGAAGATCCTGAGAAAAAAACATCGGAACAAGAAGTGTTTCGCAAACGGTTTTCCAACTACTTAAATGAAGTTGAAAAACAATTCCAAGTTTCGATTTTCTTCCAATCGAAAACCTGTAATCTCGAAGAGACGGACCTTTCTAAAATTTTTGCCATGTCGGCCATGATTCTCAAATCCTATGCCCATTCCACAAGTGATGATGCTCTGCAAATCGTATTAAAGAATTGGAATGATAAAATTGCACTTCCCACTTTCCTCATTGCCGTACGTTATGCGATCAAATTTAATTTTGTTTTGGAATTTCAATATAAGAAGCTAATGAGCTTTCGATCCGAATCTCGAAGGGTATATCCAAGAGAGATCGCATTGATTGATGGAAACTTGGGACTCATTGCCTATGATACCCGAGACAAGTTAACAAAGTCATTTCTCCTAAGCCGGATCCAAAAACCTAAACTCAATTTTTATACCGATTTGATCTCATCCTTTCATAAAGATGACAAATTACCCAATTTTGATTTAATCGATTATTTAACCAATAACCCGTATGCTAAGTTCCAAAAGAAAGAAGTTACCTATACGATTCGAATGGCAAAAAACAATTTGGATCATTTTTTACATTTCACCAATCTCCCTTCGCAAGTGAAAGAGGAAGATCCAAAAACCAACTCAGTCACAGTTGAAATCAAAACCCATAATGAATACCAAATCTTTGATCTTTTGTTCAATTATCACACCTATGCAAAGTTAATTGGCCCTATTGAGGCTGTGACTGCTTTCCAAAATAAGTTAAAGAGTTTAACTGCATTTTATTCGGAAACATCGGATACAAAAGAAAGCAAAACTTCCAAAAAGGACTCCCCCACAAAGGGGAAGCCAAAAAGGAAATAG
- a CDS encoding FliM/FliN family flagellar motor switch protein, with amino-acid sequence MAKFSDVELDVTVVLGRGKIPLSTLESASIDTVLELDTEYIEPVLILVNGIPKFEGEVVTIGNKFGVKITNEC; translated from the coding sequence ATGGCAAAATTTAGTGATGTAGAATTAGATGTAACAGTTGTTTTAGGAAGAGGAAAAATTCCTCTATCAACCCTTGAATCTGCCTCTATTGACACGGTATTAGAGTTAGATACCGAATACATTGAACCTGTTTTGATTCTCGTGAATGGAATCCCAAAGTTTGAGGGAGAGGTAGTGACCATTGGAAATAAATTTGGAGTGAAAATCACAAATGAATGTTAA
- a CDS encoding helix-turn-helix domain-containing protein, with product MRQGIWIPARIESRRDLSIAEKVILSEIESFTSSGKCFASNEHFANLLGLKPDTVSRMISRLKKRGFVVQTGFDGRRRFLSLGSALDDSTKLIEETIVHSQASAMVFSLPALDETTTPLQKNSKIGTKDLYTGMLNKFPEATRKAVERVLFEGEVPTSKHLARIVNSITTVVVGDG from the coding sequence ATGAGACAAGGAATTTGGATCCCTGCTCGAATAGAGAGTAGGAGGGACCTTTCCATTGCTGAGAAGGTGATTCTTTCTGAAATTGAAAGTTTTACTTCGAGTGGAAAGTGTTTTGCATCAAACGAACATTTTGCGAACCTTCTGGGTTTGAAGCCAGATACAGTTTCGCGTATGATCTCCAGACTGAAAAAACGAGGTTTTGTCGTTCAAACAGGGTTTGACGGCCGAAGACGCTTCTTATCTCTGGGGTCTGCTTTGGATGACAGTACGAAGCTAATAGAAGAGACGATTGTCCATTCACAAGCCAGCGCAATGGTTTTTTCCCTTCCAGCCTTGGATGAAACAACAACTCCTCTACAGAAGAATTCAAAGATTGGTACAAAGGATTTGTACACGGGGATGTTAAACAAATTTCCGGAAGCTACGAGAAAGGCCGTGGAACGAGTATTATTTGAAGGAGAGGTCCCAACTTCGAAGCACTTGGCAAGGATTGTGAATTCGATTACCACAGTGGTTGTTGGAGATGGGTGA
- a CDS encoding metallophosphoesterase, whose protein sequence is MSLFPNETNDINENWIAIGDIHASAKSLHEILRQAEAYPTHRLIFLGDYFDYGQELSEVLDTFLSLNRITTFLMGNHEFEFLNFNHRYGKDDRKQMKILNHFQIGMDHLHWIQNELIFSYENHSAFFSHAGIDDRKNLKEQSQNDLLYSGFRENLDHVTKKYIIQGHIPGKTIRKYGNHIFVDTGCGIGGKLSAFVYPEVKVLSSSLD, encoded by the coding sequence ATTTCACTCTTCCCGAATGAAACAAACGATATCAATGAAAACTGGATTGCCATTGGGGACATACACGCTTCTGCAAAATCCTTACATGAGATACTTAGGCAAGCGGAGGCATACCCCACACATAGATTGATTTTTCTCGGAGATTATTTTGACTATGGCCAAGAATTATCAGAAGTATTGGATACCTTTCTTTCCCTCAATCGAATCACAACCTTTCTTATGGGGAATCATGAATTTGAATTCTTAAATTTCAATCATCGATATGGAAAAGATGATAGAAAGCAAATGAAAATTCTCAATCACTTCCAGATCGGAATGGATCATCTCCATTGGATTCAAAATGAGCTCATTTTCTCTTATGAAAATCACTCTGCATTCTTTAGTCATGCAGGCATTGATGATCGTAAAAATCTAAAGGAACAATCTCAAAATGATTTATTGTATTCTGGTTTTAGAGAAAATCTGGACCATGTAACAAAGAAATACATCATACAAGGACATATTCCAGGAAAGACAATTCGAAAGTATGGGAATCACATTTTTGTCGATACTGGTTGTGGCATCGGGGGAAAACTTTCTGCTTTCGTTTATCCGGAAGTGAAAGTGTTATCCTCTAGCTTAGATTGA
- a CDS encoding ADP-ribosylglycohydrolase family protein has protein sequence MKENQLDQITSGILGFVVGDALGVPVEFLSRETLKKHPVQSMIGFGTHHQPPGTWSDDSSLMFCLLETLVQGLDLRKLGNRFVNWLDIGYWTPYGKAFDVGVGTRKAIDRLRDHSIHPTHAGGATEKDNGNGATMRILPLCYLLADKPLEERTKVVSEVSSLTHQHVRSLIGSTYFIELCIAVYKGHSIPESIRIAQENTKLVFGNERELSHYNLLLCDPSIIRTVPQVDIRSSGYVVHTLEACVWTLLQTQSYREAVLLAVNLGDDTDTIGAITGGLAGIHYGIEAIPKEWIDALARKKEILELIQTFRDSLQ, from the coding sequence ATGAAAGAAAATCAATTGGACCAAATCACTTCTGGAATTTTAGGTTTTGTCGTTGGGGATGCCTTAGGTGTCCCCGTTGAATTTTTATCACGCGAAACTTTGAAGAAACATCCAGTGCAATCAATGATTGGATTTGGAACCCATCACCAACCTCCAGGCACTTGGTCAGATGACAGTTCACTAATGTTTTGTTTGTTGGAAACATTGGTCCAAGGGCTTGATCTCAGAAAGCTTGGCAATCGATTCGTGAATTGGTTGGACATCGGGTATTGGACTCCCTATGGAAAAGCGTTCGATGTGGGTGTTGGGACAAGAAAGGCCATTGATCGTTTGCGAGATCATTCGATCCATCCTACGCATGCCGGAGGTGCAACAGAAAAAGACAATGGGAATGGTGCTACTATGCGTATCCTTCCTCTTTGTTATCTATTAGCGGATAAACCTTTAGAAGAAAGAACTAAGGTAGTTTCAGAAGTTTCCTCTTTAACACACCAACATGTGCGGAGTTTGATTGGATCCACATATTTCATTGAACTTTGCATTGCAGTTTATAAAGGGCATTCCATTCCAGAAAGCATTCGAATCGCTCAGGAAAATACTAAACTTGTTTTTGGAAACGAAAGAGAATTGAGTCATTACAATCTCTTATTATGCGATCCATCCATCATTCGCACAGTTCCTCAAGTTGACATACGTTCCTCCGGTTATGTGGTTCATACGTTAGAAGCTTGTGTTTGGACCCTTTTACAAACTCAATCCTATCGAGAGGCAGTGCTTTTGGCTGTGAACTTGGGTGATGATACTGATACCATTGGTGCAATCACCGGTGGGCTTGCCGGGATCCATTATGGAATCGAAGCCATTCCAAAAGAATGGATTGATGCCTTAGCCAGAAAAAAAGAAATTTTGGAACTCATCCAAACATTCCGCGATTCTCTTCAATAA
- a CDS encoding helix-turn-helix transcriptional regulator — protein MKITRTYSRLAKEAGAFLGKEIQLARKEKAWSEQTLAERIGISRTTLQKIEAGDMTVAIGLALEAAVILGIPLFASESPTLSQSIQTASDKLTLMPKRIRTKTKKVKDDF, from the coding sequence ATGAAGATCACAAGAACCTATTCTCGATTGGCAAAAGAAGCCGGTGCATTTCTCGGAAAGGAAATCCAACTGGCACGGAAAGAAAAGGCCTGGTCGGAACAAACACTTGCTGAACGCATTGGAATCTCTCGGACTACGTTACAAAAAATAGAAGCAGGGGATATGACAGTGGCAATTGGATTGGCCTTGGAAGCGGCCGTCATCCTTGGAATACCACTCTTTGCAAGTGAGAGTCCAACATTATCTCAATCCATTCAAACTGCGTCAGACAAATTGACATTGATGCCAAAACGCATTCGAACCAAAACGAAGAAGGTAAAAGATGACTTCTAA